Part of the Tenacibaculum sp. SZ-18 genome, TCAGGGTCATGAAAAGAGCTACTTACTTTAAATCCAATTTTCTTATACGAATCAGTAAAATTTTTAAGATTATCTCCAAGATCAATTCTAGGTTGTTCTTGAAGATGAATTCCTCTCAAATTAAACTCTTTACATAATTCATGATTTTCATGAATCATAATTCGATTATAAAACTTTGGATTTATATCTTTCAATAAAACCCGGTATTGTTCAATATTAAAAGAAGGCTTTCTTAAATGCAACACTTCTAAACCTTTCGAAAAAAGTTGATTTAAAAGTGTTGATTCATTTTCTAATTCTTGTTCTGATGTAATTACTATTAACATGCGATTTTTTTGATTTATTGAGGTTTAGTTCAAATACTATAAATAAACTTCAGATCCTTTTTCTTTAAATTCTTCAGATTTTTCTTTCATTCCTTCTTCAAGCGCTTTCCCCTCCTGTAGTTCTTTTTTTGCTGCGTAATCTCTTACTTCTTGTGTAATTTTCATTGAGCAAAACTTTGGTCCACACATAGAACAGAAATGAGCAATTTTCGCTCCCTCGGCTGGTAAGGTTTCATCGTGATATTCTCTTGCTAATTCAGGATCTAAACTTAAATTAAACTGATCTTCCCAACGGAATTCGAAACGCGCTTTACTTAATGCATCATCTCTATGTTGTGCTCCAGGATGTCCTTTTGCTAAATCGGCAGCATGAGCTGCTAACTTATACGTTACTACTCCAGTTCTTACATCGTCTTTATTTGGTAAACCTAAGTGTTCTTTTGGCGTTACATAACACAGCATCGCTGTGCCATACCAACCAATCATTGCCGCACCAATACCAGAAGTGATATGATCATAACCTGGAGCGATATCAGTGGTTAAAGGTCCTAGTGTATAAAAAGGAGCTTCTCCACAAGCTTCCAATTGTTTATCCATATTGGCTTTAATCATATGCATAGGAACGTGACCTGGACCTTCTATAAAACATTGCACTTCGTGTTTCCATGCGATTTTCGTTAATTCTCCTAAAGTTTCTAACTCTGCGAATTGAGCTTGATCATTTGCATCCGCAATGCAACCTGGACGTAATCCATCTCCTAACGAAAATGCAACATCATAGGCCTTCATAATTTCACAAATTTCTTCGAAATGCGTATATAGGAAACTTTCTTTATGGTGCGCTAAACACCATTTTGCCATAATGGAACCTCCTCTAGATACAATTCCTGTTATACGTTTTGCTGTCATCGGAACATATGCCAAACGAACTCCCGCGTGAATAGTAAAATAATCTACTCCTTGTTCTGCTTGTTCAATTAAAGTATCCCTAAATATTTCCCAAGTAAGATCTTCTGCAACACCATTGACTTTTTCAAGAGCCTGATAAATAGGAACTGTTCCAATGGGTACTGGAGAATTACGGATAATCCACTCTCTAGTTTCGTGAATATTTTTCCCTGTAGATAAATCCATGATATTATCGGCACCCCAACGACAGGCCCAAACAGCCTTTTCAACTTCTTCTTCGATTGAAGATGTTGTTGCCGAATTCCCAATATTGGCATTAATTTTCACTAAGAAGTTTCTACCTAAAATCATAGGTTCAGCTTCTGGATGATTAATATTTGAAGGAATTACAGCACGACCTCTAGCTACTTCTTCTCTTACAAATTCTGGTGTAATTTTCTCCGGAATACTCGCTCCAAAATCTTGACCTGGATGTTGCTTTGATAAACGAGTCATTTCGTCGATACGTTGATTTTCACGAATAGCTACATACTCCATTTCTGGTGTGATCATTCCCTTTTTTGCGTAATGTAATTGAGTTACATTCTCACCTTTCTTAGCCCTGTAAGGTTTATTTAAATGATTAAATCTTAAATGATTTAAACTTTCATTATTTAATCTTTCATTACAATATTCTGAACTAAATTGTTCTAATTTCTCAACATTATCTCTATCTAAAATCCATTTTTCTCGAATACGTTCTAATCCATTATGAATATTAATATCTTTACTTGGATCAGTGTATGGTCCAGAAGTATCATACACAGTAACTGGTTCATTTGATGTACGCTTTTTTGTCATTGAATCGACTGTATCATTCAATGTAATTTCTCGCATTGCTACATTAATTTGTGGATGTAACTTTCCTTGAACGTAAATTTTCTTTGAGCTTGGAAAAGGTTTTCTTGTAATTCCGTCTTGTTTAGGTGCGGTATCTTTTTTTTTCATTTTACT contains:
- the thiC gene encoding phosphomethylpyrimidine synthase ThiC; the protein is MKKKDTAPKQDGITRKPFPSSKKIYVQGKLHPQINVAMREITLNDTVDSMTKKRTSNEPVTVYDTSGPYTDPSKDINIHNGLERIREKWILDRDNVEKLEQFSSEYCNERLNNESLNHLRFNHLNKPYRAKKGENVTQLHYAKKGMITPEMEYVAIRENQRIDEMTRLSKQHPGQDFGASIPEKITPEFVREEVARGRAVIPSNINHPEAEPMILGRNFLVKINANIGNSATTSSIEEEVEKAVWACRWGADNIMDLSTGKNIHETREWIIRNSPVPIGTVPIYQALEKVNGVAEDLTWEIFRDTLIEQAEQGVDYFTIHAGVRLAYVPMTAKRITGIVSRGGSIMAKWCLAHHKESFLYTHFEEICEIMKAYDVAFSLGDGLRPGCIADANDQAQFAELETLGELTKIAWKHEVQCFIEGPGHVPMHMIKANMDKQLEACGEAPFYTLGPLTTDIAPGYDHITSGIGAAMIGWYGTAMLCYVTPKEHLGLPNKDDVRTGVVTYKLAAHAADLAKGHPGAQHRDDALSKARFEFRWEDQFNLSLDPELAREYHDETLPAEGAKIAHFCSMCGPKFCSMKITQEVRDYAAKKELQEGKALEEGMKEKSEEFKEKGSEVYL